A genomic stretch from Planifilum fimeticola includes:
- a CDS encoding amidase translates to MRELLDMDAFTLAEKIRSGEITSAEAVDGYIRHIERVNPRIRAMIEPRFDEARREAEERDRLLKEGRAKGRLWGVPISMKEAFFVKGMHTTGGLPRRREEVDREDAEIVRRLKEEGAVILGKTNTPALCYCQETENTLFGRTNNPWDLSRTAGGSSGGEGALMAVGGAAVGIGSDIDGSIRFPAHFNGVIGFKSGNRRVSPAGAFPEVKEPHQVSMFGIGALAKSVRDAELINEILAIQKPPPADADAFQLVVPPPHPDAPVGEETVEYLDAVRREFTPRSSHAEYPPRFERAAQMWQWIMSHDGGEELVRLCGEKGFSGIFLEYVKARLKGRADLHPYLTWALLGTRLFRPSGKEWVRMSEELREGGREVEAFLRNRVLVFPVYHCAAPEHGKVYAELFSIRKTFLRYLPYVAYANTFGLSSLTIPVGTDRSGLPIGLQLITAVGQETALFQWGRRVEAAFRGYVRCRKYDDEGGDEPGEG, encoded by the coding sequence ATGAGGGAGCTTCTTGACATGGACGCCTTCACCCTGGCCGAGAAGATCCGGTCGGGGGAGATCACGTCCGCCGAGGCCGTCGATGGATACATCCGACACATCGAGCGGGTCAATCCCCGCATTCGGGCGATGATCGAGCCCCGGTTTGACGAGGCCAGGCGGGAGGCGGAGGAACGGGACCGGCTGCTTAAGGAGGGCAGGGCGAAGGGGAGGTTGTGGGGCGTTCCCATCAGCATGAAGGAAGCCTTTTTTGTCAAGGGGATGCACACCACCGGCGGACTGCCCCGCCGCAGGGAGGAGGTGGACCGGGAAGACGCGGAGATCGTGAGGCGTTTGAAGGAAGAAGGGGCGGTGATTCTGGGGAAGACCAACACTCCCGCCCTGTGTTATTGCCAGGAGACGGAGAACACGCTGTTCGGCCGAACCAACAACCCCTGGGATCTGAGCCGCACCGCCGGCGGCTCCAGCGGCGGGGAAGGAGCCCTGATGGCGGTGGGCGGCGCCGCGGTGGGCATCGGTTCCGACATCGACGGATCGATCCGATTTCCCGCCCATTTCAACGGAGTGATCGGCTTTAAGTCGGGCAACCGCCGGGTTTCCCCCGCAGGAGCATTTCCGGAGGTGAAGGAGCCCCATCAGGTTTCCATGTTTGGAATCGGCGCCCTTGCCAAATCGGTGAGGGATGCGGAATTGATCAACGAGATCCTTGCCATTCAGAAGCCGCCCCCGGCGGATGCGGACGCGTTTCAGCTGGTGGTTCCTCCTCCCCATCCCGACGCGCCGGTGGGGGAGGAGACGGTCGAATATTTGGATGCGGTCCGCCGGGAGTTCACCCCCCGCTCTTCCCACGCGGAGTATCCTCCCCGCTTCGAGCGGGCGGCCCAGATGTGGCAGTGGATCATGTCCCACGACGGCGGGGAGGAGCTGGTTCGGCTGTGCGGGGAAAAGGGGTTTTCAGGCATTTTTCTGGAGTATGTGAAGGCGCGCCTGAAGGGGAGGGCGGATCTTCATCCCTACCTGACCTGGGCACTGCTGGGCACACGCCTTTTCCGTCCCTCCGGGAAGGAGTGGGTGCGCATGTCGGAGGAGCTCCGCGAAGGGGGACGGGAGGTGGAGGCATTTTTGCGAAACCGCGTGCTGGTTTTTCCGGTGTACCACTGTGCCGCCCCTGAACACGGAAAAGTGTATGCGGAACTTTTTTCCATCCGCAAAACCTTTCTCCGGTATCTTCCGTATGTCGCCTATGCCAATACCTTCGGGCTGTCGTCCCTGACCATCCCCGTGGGGACCGACCGGTCCGGGCTGCCGATCGGTCTTCAGCTCATCACCGCTGTCGGACAGGAAACGGCCCTCTTTCAGTGGGGACGCCGGGTGGAGGCCGCCTTTCGGGGTTACGTGCGCTGCAGGAAGTACGATGACGAAGGCGGCGACGAACCCGGTGAAGGATAG